One part of the Dyadobacter sp. 676 genome encodes these proteins:
- the galU gene encoding UTP--glucose-1-phosphate uridylyltransferase GalU: protein MIRKAVIPAAGLGTRFLPATKSMPKEMLPIIDIPTIQYVVQEAVDSGIEDILIISGKGKRAIEDHFDRNVELESRLEEKEDLLWFNEMRRLADMANVHFVRQKEANGLGDAIYYARHHVGNEPFAVLLGDTIMDSVIPVTQQLMDTYEQYGGSVIAVEEVPANKVNRYGIVGGNSLSDSILELSTLVEKPAIDKAPSNLAIAGRYVLTPEIFNTIEQTPKGKNNEIQLTDSLLLLLKRENIFAHHIEGKRHDIGDKLDYLKTTVEFALKRKEFAEPFRKFLVDILNK from the coding sequence ATGATTCGCAAAGCCGTTATACCTGCCGCCGGGCTGGGGACCCGATTCCTGCCGGCAACCAAATCGATGCCTAAAGAAATGCTCCCGATTATCGACATTCCTACCATTCAATATGTGGTACAGGAAGCCGTGGATTCGGGTATCGAAGATATTCTGATCATTTCCGGAAAGGGCAAACGCGCCATAGAAGACCATTTCGACCGGAATGTGGAGCTTGAAAGCCGTCTGGAAGAGAAGGAGGATTTACTGTGGTTCAATGAAATGCGCCGTCTGGCCGATATGGCCAATGTGCATTTTGTACGCCAAAAAGAGGCTAATGGCCTTGGCGACGCCATTTATTACGCGCGCCACCATGTTGGTAACGAGCCGTTTGCAGTACTGCTCGGCGACACTATCATGGATTCAGTGATCCCGGTAACGCAGCAATTAATGGACACCTACGAACAATACGGCGGCTCGGTGATCGCCGTGGAAGAAGTCCCGGCGAATAAAGTAAACCGCTACGGAATTGTAGGCGGAAACTCGTTGAGCGACTCGATTCTGGAACTGAGCACGCTCGTCGAAAAACCCGCGATCGACAAAGCCCCGTCTAACCTTGCCATTGCCGGTCGTTACGTGCTCACCCCGGAGATTTTCAATACCATCGAGCAAACGCCCAAGGGCAAAAACAATGAAATCCAGCTCACCGACTCGCTGTTGCTCCTTTTGAAGCGTGAGAATATCTTTGCACACCATATCGAAGGCAAGCGCCACGATATCGGCGATAAACTGGATTACCTCAAAACAACCGTCGAATTCGCGTTAAAAAGAAAGGAATTCGCTGAACCATTCCGTAAATTCCTGGTTGATATTCTAAACAAATAA
- a CDS encoding helix-turn-helix transcriptional regulator produces MANFSRTIRAVRMMKGVKQAEIADLLEVRQQSVSKLENGKTRISRAVADKIARYLGFSNSAEMETFYEKYVNKSQAEIDTMDESAPRK; encoded by the coding sequence ATGGCAAATTTTTCCCGAACGATTCGTGCGGTACGCATGATGAAAGGTGTTAAGCAAGCTGAAATCGCCGACCTCTTAGAGGTTCGGCAACAGTCGGTAAGTAAGTTGGAAAATGGCAAGACACGCATTTCAAGGGCGGTTGCCGACAAAATCGCCAGGTACCTTGGTTTCAGTAACAGTGCCGAAATGGAAACCTTTTATGAAAAATATGTAAATAAAAGCCAAGCTGAGATCGACACCATGGACGAATCGGCCCCGCGTAAATGA
- the atpG gene encoding ATP synthase F1 subunit gamma encodes MASLKEVRNRIVSVNSTQQITKAMKMVAAAKLRRAQDSILQMRPYAQKLGEMLLTVSSGSESAADSPLKAVRPVEKVLIVVVTSDRGLCGAFNTNIIKATIQLIESKYAAQAAKGNVEIFAIGKKGAESLVRRGFTVNTAYTDLFGRLSFVNVKSAAEEIMRDFSEGRYDAVDIVYNEFKNVATQIIHTDPYLPIVAENKSTRSKKTEVNYIFEPTEEEILAELIPKSLKIQLYRAVLESNASEQGARMTAMDKATENAQELLKELRLIYNRTRQAAITKEILEIVGGAEALKN; translated from the coding sequence ATGGCCAGCTTAAAAGAAGTACGTAACCGTATCGTTTCGGTTAATTCCACACAGCAGATCACCAAAGCCATGAAAATGGTGGCGGCAGCCAAGCTGCGTCGTGCACAGGACAGCATTCTGCAAATGCGCCCCTACGCACAGAAGCTTGGTGAAATGCTTCTGACAGTTTCGTCAGGATCGGAAAGCGCTGCCGACAGCCCGTTGAAAGCCGTTCGCCCGGTAGAAAAGGTGCTGATCGTAGTCGTAACCTCCGACCGTGGATTGTGCGGAGCATTCAATACCAATATTATCAAAGCTACTATCCAGCTGATCGAGTCGAAATATGCGGCTCAGGCGGCGAAGGGAAATGTAGAGATTTTTGCCATCGGTAAAAAAGGCGCGGAATCGCTCGTACGCCGCGGCTTCACCGTGAATACAGCTTATACCGACCTTTTCGGCCGTTTGAGCTTTGTAAACGTGAAAAGCGCAGCCGAAGAAATCATGAGGGATTTCTCGGAAGGCCGTTACGACGCTGTGGACATCGTGTACAACGAATTTAAAAACGTGGCGACACAGATCATCCACACCGACCCGTATTTGCCGATCGTAGCTGAAAACAAATCGACCAGGTCGAAAAAGACCGAGGTTAACTATATTTTCGAACCGACCGAAGAGGAAATCCTCGCGGAATTAATTCCGAAATCGCTGAAAATCCAGTTATACCGTGCCGTTCTAGAATCCAATGCATCGGAACAGGGAGCACGTATGACAGCGATGGACAAAGCAACGGAAAACGCCCAGGAGCTGCTGAAAGAACTGCGTCTGATCTACAACCGTACGCGTCAGGCAGCGATCACGAAAGAGATCCTCGAAATCGTAGGCGGTGCCGAAGCATTGAAAAACTAG
- a CDS encoding SGNH/GDSL hydrolase family protein, translating into MKKLLTSCACLFCSVSAFALQMALVQKESVCKNILLAQKLPFPVGADSAAPDTISENLFDELNNPPASETSLLSSSDKELRYLAIGGSLTAGLRNGGLYRFAQLTSYPNLIARQMALKDFAQPLFRREEANGSEYFKEVRTSPFPTFQKVAGGSAIIQSETLTFNAYSGRVDNLGLPFAGIFAFGERQDWRHNCDLIPSIPYDFQYRHFFRRYLSESVDSQWDTRVLDYALSQKSDLCTIELGIDDFIIYATTGGYKTSSLPFAAINEEGNPLIHLLVGLKNANSKVILATVPDIIDFPYFHFVTPSMARQHNEGAALYAMISDDLFEKSKGSPQFLVEVKDTDLLLPTQNVEALFSSSECKRGISPQSPLESKDILTEDELSVFDLNNSLNDLIRNLAAKFEYPIVDLHGIYKRILDGQFVTDDGVRIDPSYPNGNFFSDDGLHPTALGQAVIANEWIKVINKHYNTRIPLLTISEFSQFKKH; encoded by the coding sequence ATGAAAAAACTTTTAACTAGCTGCGCATGCCTTTTTTGTTCTGTTTCGGCCTTCGCACTTCAGATGGCTCTTGTCCAAAAGGAAAGCGTTTGCAAGAACATATTACTTGCACAAAAACTGCCTTTTCCGGTCGGCGCTGATTCTGCCGCGCCTGATACGATTTCCGAAAATCTTTTCGACGAGCTTAATAACCCGCCAGCGAGCGAAACAAGTCTATTATCCTCTTCAGATAAGGAGCTGCGCTATCTGGCAATCGGCGGGTCGCTGACAGCCGGCTTACGAAACGGAGGCCTTTATCGATTTGCCCAACTTACTTCTTATCCGAACTTGATTGCCAGGCAGATGGCGTTAAAGGACTTTGCCCAGCCATTGTTCAGACGCGAAGAGGCCAACGGATCCGAATATTTCAAAGAGGTACGAACAAGCCCATTTCCAACATTTCAAAAAGTAGCAGGAGGTTCAGCAATCATTCAGTCCGAGACGCTCACCTTTAATGCGTATAGTGGAAGGGTTGATAATCTTGGATTGCCGTTTGCAGGAATCTTTGCTTTCGGCGAGCGGCAGGACTGGCGGCATAATTGTGATTTAATTCCGTCGATTCCCTATGATTTTCAGTACCGCCATTTCTTTCGACGGTATCTTTCGGAGAGTGTTGATTCGCAATGGGATACCCGCGTACTTGACTATGCCTTGAGCCAGAAGTCAGATTTGTGTACAATCGAACTGGGCATTGATGACTTCATTATCTATGCGACAACAGGCGGCTATAAAACATCTTCGTTGCCATTTGCAGCCATCAATGAGGAGGGAAACCCGCTGATACATCTGTTAGTTGGGCTAAAAAATGCCAATTCAAAAGTTATCCTCGCAACTGTCCCAGACATCATCGACTTTCCGTACTTCCATTTCGTTACTCCTTCAATGGCGCGTCAACACAATGAAGGTGCGGCACTTTACGCCATGATTAGCGATGATCTCTTTGAAAAGTCAAAAGGATCTCCGCAATTCCTGGTTGAGGTAAAGGATACCGACTTGCTATTGCCCACCCAAAATGTCGAAGCGCTGTTTTCAAGCTCTGAGTGCAAGCGCGGGATATCTCCGCAAAGTCCCCTCGAAAGTAAAGATATCTTGACCGAAGACGAACTCAGTGTTTTTGATTTGAATAATTCATTAAATGACTTGATCAGAAATCTGGCTGCAAAGTTTGAATATCCCATTGTCGATCTGCACGGAATTTACAAGCGTATTTTGGATGGGCAGTTCGTTACTGACGACGGTGTCAGGATAGATCCTTCTTATCCTAACGGTAACTTCTTCTCTGATGATGGCCTGCATCCGACAGCGTTAGGACAAGCTGTGATTGCTAATGAATGGATCAAGGTTATCAACAAACACTATAATACCCGTATCCCTTTGCTGACAATTTCCGAATTCAGTCAGTTTAAAAAGCATTGA
- a CDS encoding outer membrane lipoprotein-sorting protein has product MKITAEMDIMNMKVPITTTIVQNKGFRSESTVQGMTVVQAVNGDKGWSINPATGNTKPTALPEDAVKSMANETDLTGLYNYKEKGYKLTLDGEEDLAGAKVYKVTMILPNGVRRINYISKDTFYILKIVAQTKMNGQDVMSENIQSDFRAVDGIYYPFMSEVTTSAMPGTKMGLRITSLEVNPKIDPKIFEMPQ; this is encoded by the coding sequence ATGAAGATCACCGCGGAGATGGACATTATGAATATGAAAGTGCCTATCACGACGACGATCGTTCAAAACAAAGGTTTCAGAAGTGAGAGCACTGTGCAGGGCATGACTGTCGTGCAGGCTGTCAATGGCGACAAGGGTTGGAGCATTAACCCCGCGACCGGCAATACGAAACCCACAGCACTTCCCGAGGATGCGGTAAAATCGATGGCAAATGAAACCGACCTTACCGGTCTGTATAATTATAAGGAAAAAGGCTACAAACTGACGCTCGACGGTGAGGAAGACCTCGCCGGCGCAAAGGTATACAAGGTGACCATGATTTTGCCCAACGGCGTCCGGCGGATCAACTACATTTCGAAAGACACCTTTTACATCCTGAAAATCGTTGCCCAGACGAAGATGAACGGGCAGGATGTGATGTCGGAAAACATCCAATCCGATTTCCGGGCAGTGGACGGCATCTATTATCCGTTTATGTCCGAAGTAACCACCTCGGCGATGCCAGGCACGAAGATGGGCCTTAGAATTACTTCCCTCGAAGTAAACCCTAAAATAGACCCCAAAATCTTCGAAATGCCTCAATAA
- a CDS encoding YceI family protein — protein sequence MATTKWVIDPTHSEIQFKVKHLVISTVTGAFNSFEGGVETENEDFDGATVHFSADVESIDTKQEQRDQHLKSADFFDAENHPKLSFTGKLSKKGGDSYKLHGDLTVKGITKPVDFAVEYGGNMTDFYGNNKSGFEISGKINRKEFGLEWSAVTEAGGVVVGDEVKLIANVQVVKQ from the coding sequence ATGGCTACTACTAAATGGGTAATCGATCCAACACATTCCGAAATCCAGTTTAAAGTGAAACACCTGGTAATCTCCACTGTAACCGGCGCATTCAACAGCTTCGAAGGTGGGGTTGAGACTGAAAATGAAGACTTCGACGGCGCAACCGTCCATTTTTCTGCGGATGTAGAAAGCATAGATACCAAGCAGGAACAACGCGACCAGCACCTGAAATCGGCCGATTTCTTCGATGCCGAGAACCACCCTAAACTGTCGTTTACAGGTAAACTGTCTAAAAAAGGCGGTGACAGCTATAAACTGCATGGTGACCTAACTGTAAAAGGTATTACCAAACCAGTCGATTTTGCGGTAGAATATGGTGGTAACATGACCGACTTTTACGGCAACAACAAGTCGGGCTTCGAGATTTCAGGTAAAATCAACCGGAAAGAGTTCGGCCTCGAATGGAGCGCGGTAACCGAAGCGGGCGGCGTGGTCGTAGGCGACGAGGTGAAGCTGATCGCGAACGTTCAGGTTGTAAAGCAATAA
- a CDS encoding carboxy terminal-processing peptidase — protein sequence MCCWVGSGALFRNEWSLTAPAAVSMDEDIKPIPAQYKAEEVATRILSSFHYRKTKLSDSLSAAMFDKYIDAIDHGKLYYLAGDIAEFEQYKNSFDDYLQKRELDVPFQIYNVFRKRYQERSAYIQTLLKEPKPFDFTEDESMNTDREKAAWAKNTDELNDTWRKYLKSEALDLKLSGKADTAVISTLRDRYKTRDRALGRIRTEQVFQMFMNAYAESLDPHTSYMAPTSADRFKQEMSQSLEGIGALLREEDNYIKIVEVIPGGPAFKGKQLKKEDKIIGVAQGDEGKFVDIVGWFVDDAVKLIKGPKATVVRLQVISADALPGAPPKEYRLVREKIKLEEQRAKSEIVSINNGNKDYKIGVIDIPLFYRDFEGAQHREKEFSSTTRDVQKLITDLQASNVDGIVIDLRNNGGGSLTEAVSLTGLFINRGPVVQVKESQGEVEVQSDNDPGIAYDGPLAVMVNRFSASASEIFAAAIQDYKRGVIVGEQTYGKGTVQTLIDLNQWVPKEPEQLGQVKLTVAKFYRINGSSTQLKGVTPDLELPTAFKVNEYGEGSQPSALPWDQIASSDYKVTGNVNPKIIEQIRDKYKHRLKTDEELKTLVKTLEDFKQARENKIVSLQESKRKAEREEAEKKRAAMKQLGEDNVDGDDEEETDPKAAEAPKDVKKKKDIYLTETGRILADLIVISKEPSLAGTKKK from the coding sequence TTGTGTTGCTGGGTTGGCAGCGGGGCCCTGTTCAGGAACGAGTGGAGCTTGACCGCGCCGGCGGCCGTCTCCATGGATGAAGATATCAAGCCGATTCCAGCGCAATACAAGGCGGAGGAAGTGGCAACGAGGATACTATCGAGCTTTCATTATAGAAAGACAAAGCTGAGCGATTCGCTTTCGGCCGCAATGTTCGATAAGTACATCGATGCGATAGACCACGGGAAGCTCTATTACCTGGCCGGCGATATCGCGGAATTCGAGCAGTATAAGAACTCATTCGACGATTATTTGCAAAAGAGGGAATTGGACGTTCCTTTTCAGATATATAATGTATTCAGAAAGCGCTATCAGGAACGCAGCGCTTACATTCAGACCTTGCTGAAAGAACCGAAGCCATTCGATTTTACAGAGGATGAATCCATGAATACCGACCGCGAAAAGGCAGCATGGGCCAAAAATACGGACGAACTGAACGATACCTGGCGCAAATACCTCAAAAGCGAGGCATTAGACCTCAAACTGTCGGGGAAAGCGGACACTGCCGTGATATCCACCCTGCGTGACCGCTACAAAACCCGCGACCGTGCGCTTGGCCGTATCCGTACCGAACAGGTGTTCCAGATGTTTATGAACGCCTATGCCGAGTCGCTCGATCCGCACACCAGCTATATGGCGCCTACTTCGGCGGACCGTTTCAAGCAGGAAATGAGCCAGTCGCTGGAAGGTATCGGCGCATTGCTTCGTGAAGAGGATAATTATATCAAAATCGTCGAAGTAATCCCTGGCGGGCCGGCATTCAAAGGAAAACAACTTAAGAAAGAAGACAAGATCATCGGTGTTGCTCAGGGCGATGAAGGTAAATTTGTCGACATCGTCGGCTGGTTTGTGGACGACGCGGTGAAATTGATCAAAGGGCCCAAAGCGACCGTCGTACGTTTACAGGTAATCTCTGCGGATGCATTGCCGGGCGCGCCGCCGAAGGAATACCGCCTTGTTCGCGAGAAGATCAAGCTGGAAGAGCAGCGTGCGAAGAGCGAAATAGTTTCTATCAATAATGGTAATAAGGACTACAAGATCGGTGTGATCGACATTCCGCTGTTCTATCGGGATTTTGAAGGCGCACAGCACCGCGAAAAGGAGTTTTCGAGCACAACCCGCGACGTTCAGAAACTGATTACCGATTTGCAGGCATCGAACGTGGATGGGATCGTCATCGATCTTCGCAATAACGGAGGCGGTTCGTTAACCGAGGCGGTTTCGTTGACCGGACTGTTCATTAACCGCGGCCCGGTTGTACAGGTCAAGGAAAGTCAGGGAGAAGTGGAAGTACAGTCGGATAATGATCCTGGCATCGCCTACGACGGCCCGTTGGCCGTGATGGTGAACCGTTTCAGTGCTTCGGCTTCCGAAATTTTCGCGGCGGCGATCCAGGATTACAAACGGGGCGTGATCGTCGGCGAGCAAACTTATGGTAAAGGAACCGTTCAAACGCTGATCGACCTGAACCAATGGGTGCCGAAAGAGCCGGAACAGCTTGGGCAGGTAAAACTTACCGTTGCGAAATTCTACCGCATTAACGGCAGCAGTACACAGCTGAAAGGAGTGACGCCGGATCTGGAACTGCCCACCGCATTCAAAGTAAATGAATATGGAGAAGGCTCACAACCGAGCGCACTGCCCTGGGACCAGATCGCATCATCGGACTACAAGGTGACCGGCAATGTCAATCCGAAGATCATCGAGCAGATTCGCGACAAATACAAGCACCGGCTCAAAACCGACGAGGAATTGAAAACGCTTGTAAAAACGCTGGAAGATTTCAAGCAGGCGCGTGAAAACAAGATCGTGTCGTTGCAGGAGTCGAAACGCAAGGCAGAGCGCGAGGAAGCTGAAAAGAAACGCGCGGCTATGAAACAGCTCGGGGAGGATAACGTAGACGGCGACGACGAAGAGGAAACCGACCCCAAGGCCGCCGAAGCGCCGAAAGATGTGAAGAAGAAAAAGGATATTTACCTAACCGAAACCGGCAGAATACTTGCGGACCTGATCGTAATCTCGAAGGAGCCGAGTCTGGCGGGTACTAAGAAGAAGTAA
- a CDS encoding FKBP-type peptidyl-prolyl cis-trans isomerase translates to MYKLEKTILAALAFGVLATAEGTAQTIKKTTKPAATVKKSAATPAKTTTAPATLKTKADSLSAAIGVSFANSLSSQGISDLNSDLLTQTVKAALKGEKTAFTPDEANMFIQGYFTKMMEEKGAAVRKEGEKFLEENKKKDGVVTLESGLQYQVIKQGEGPKPTATDKVKTHYHGTLTNGTVFDSSVDRGEPVEFPVNGVIKGWTEALQLMPVGSKWKLFIPYQLAYGERAAGPQIPAYSALVFEVELLEIVK, encoded by the coding sequence ATGTACAAATTAGAAAAAACCATTTTAGCAGCCCTGGCATTTGGAGTATTGGCAACCGCGGAAGGCACAGCACAGACTATCAAAAAAACAACCAAACCCGCCGCAACTGTAAAGAAATCAGCGGCAACACCTGCGAAAACAACGACAGCACCTGCAACATTGAAGACAAAGGCCGACTCTTTGTCGGCGGCAATCGGGGTAAGCTTCGCAAATTCGTTGTCCTCCCAAGGCATCAGCGATCTCAATAGCGACCTGCTCACACAGACTGTGAAAGCAGCATTGAAAGGTGAAAAAACGGCATTTACGCCTGATGAGGCAAATATGTTCATCCAGGGGTATTTCACAAAGATGATGGAAGAGAAAGGTGCCGCAGTGCGCAAGGAAGGCGAGAAGTTTTTGGAAGAAAACAAGAAAAAGGACGGCGTAGTGACGCTCGAAAGCGGCCTGCAATATCAAGTTATCAAACAAGGCGAGGGCCCTAAGCCTACCGCAACGGATAAAGTAAAGACACACTACCATGGCACATTGACTAATGGAACGGTTTTTGACAGCTCGGTCGACAGAGGCGAGCCCGTAGAGTTTCCGGTCAATGGCGTGATCAAAGGATGGACCGAGGCGCTTCAGTTAATGCCTGTCGGATCGAAATGGAAGCTTTTCATTCCATATCAGCTGGCTTACGGTGAGCGTGCGGCAGGGCCTCAGATACCGGCATATTCAGCTCTGGTGTTTGAGGTGGAATTATTGGAAATCGTAAAATAG
- the atpA gene encoding F0F1 ATP synthase subunit alpha, producing MVSVRPDEVSAILREQLAGARSEAELEEVGTVLQVGDGVARIYGLSQVQAGELLVFENGLKALALNLEEDNVGAVLLGDFSDIKEGATVKRTKEIASVKVGDGIVGRVVNTLAEPIDGNGPIVGETFEMPIERKAPGVIYRQPVTEPLQTGIKAIDAMIPIGRGQRELIIGDRQTGKTAVAIDTIINQKEFYDKGEPVYCIYVACGQKASTIKSIEATLRKYGAMDYTVIVAAAASDPSPMQFYAPFTGAAIGEYFRDTGRPALVIYDDLSKQAVAYREVSLLLRRPPGREAYPGDVFYLHSRLLERAAKIIADDSIAANMNDLPPSLKGKVKGGGSLTALPIIETQAGDVSAYIPTNVISITDGQIFLESNLFNSGIRPAINVGISVSRVGGNAQIKSMKKVSGTLKLDQAQFRELEAFAKFGSDLDAATKLAIDRGRRNQEVLKQAQYAPVPVELQVATVYASTKGLLDNVDVARVKEFEKDFTTVLASQNKEALAALRAGKLDNSVTDVIEKVAKEVAVKYR from the coding sequence ATGGTATCTGTTAGACCGGATGAAGTTTCGGCCATCCTGCGCGAACAACTTGCAGGCGCTAGATCAGAAGCAGAACTCGAAGAAGTAGGAACAGTCCTTCAGGTTGGTGACGGTGTTGCCCGCATTTATGGTCTTTCCCAGGTACAGGCAGGTGAGCTGCTTGTTTTCGAGAACGGCCTTAAGGCCCTTGCTCTTAACCTTGAGGAAGACAACGTCGGAGCCGTATTGCTGGGGGATTTCAGTGACATCAAAGAGGGTGCGACTGTAAAACGTACCAAAGAAATCGCTTCCGTGAAAGTGGGTGACGGAATCGTCGGTCGTGTGGTGAACACGCTGGCCGAGCCGATCGACGGAAACGGACCTATTGTTGGCGAGACTTTCGAGATGCCTATCGAGCGTAAAGCGCCGGGGGTTATCTATCGCCAGCCGGTAACCGAGCCGCTTCAAACGGGTATCAAAGCGATCGACGCGATGATCCCCATCGGACGCGGACAACGCGAGCTGATCATCGGTGACCGCCAGACAGGTAAAACTGCGGTAGCGATCGATACAATCATTAACCAGAAGGAATTCTACGACAAAGGAGAGCCTGTTTACTGTATCTACGTAGCCTGCGGCCAGAAAGCTTCGACTATCAAGTCGATCGAAGCTACCCTCCGCAAATACGGCGCGATGGATTACACCGTGATCGTGGCGGCCGCTGCCTCGGATCCTTCTCCCATGCAATTCTATGCTCCGTTTACAGGTGCGGCGATTGGCGAGTACTTCCGCGACACCGGCCGTCCTGCACTCGTAATCTACGACGACCTTTCGAAACAGGCGGTAGCATACCGCGAGGTGTCCCTGCTCCTCCGTCGTCCTCCGGGCCGCGAGGCTTACCCAGGTGACGTATTCTACCTCCACAGCCGCCTTCTGGAGCGTGCTGCGAAAATAATCGCCGACGACAGCATCGCTGCTAACATGAACGACCTTCCGCCTTCATTGAAAGGTAAAGTAAAAGGTGGTGGTTCATTGACAGCCCTTCCGATCATCGAAACACAGGCTGGTGACGTTTCGGCTTACATTCCTACGAACGTAATTTCGATCACCGATGGCCAGATCTTCCTCGAATCCAACCTGTTCAACTCGGGTATCCGTCCTGCGATCAACGTAGGTATCTCGGTATCACGTGTGGGTGGTAACGCGCAGATCAAATCGATGAAGAAAGTTTCGGGCACCCTGAAACTGGACCAGGCGCAGTTCCGCGAGCTCGAAGCATTCGCGAAATTCGGTTCCGACCTCGATGCCGCTACCAAGCTGGCGATCGACCGGGGACGCCGCAACCAGGAAGTTTTGAAACAAGCTCAATACGCGCCGGTTCCTGTTGAATTGCAGGTAGCGACCGTTTACGCATCCACCAAAGGTTTGCTGGATAACGTGGATGTAGCACGCGTGAAAGAATTCGAAAAGGATTTCACCACCGTATTGGCTAGCCAGAATAAAGAAGCACTCGCTGCTTTGCGTGCCGGAAAACTGGACAACAGCGTGACAGACGTTATCGAGAAAGTAGCTAAAGAAGTTGCTGTAAAATATCGTTAA
- a CDS encoding GHMP kinase, giving the protein MIIETRAYARAGLLGNPSDGFFGKTISISVRNFGASVSLYESPELHIEPQPQDLNTFRSIFHLRDSVNMLGYNGGIPLIKAGIKKFGDYCEENGIRLPNKNFTVRYRSSIPRQVGMSGSSAIIVALFRALMQFYKVEIPLEILPQLVMVTETEELGITAGLQDRVIQCYEGCVYMDFDKTMIQTQGHGRYERINPELLPKLYVAYNTNLSKVSGKVHNDVRTRYDRGEKEVIDVLAQIAQKAEDGRTALLEGRPDDLHQLMNENFDLRCKIYNVPESNKKLINAARACGASAKFAGSGGTIIGIYKDDDMLNQLFVQLKKFNARVIRPFVV; this is encoded by the coding sequence TTGATCATTGAAACACGCGCCTATGCCCGTGCGGGGCTTTTAGGCAATCCTTCCGATGGCTTTTTCGGCAAGACGATTTCCATATCTGTAAGAAATTTCGGTGCTTCCGTCTCGCTGTACGAATCGCCCGAGCTGCATATCGAGCCGCAACCGCAGGATCTGAATACCTTCCGGAGCATTTTTCACCTCCGCGATTCGGTGAATATGCTGGGCTACAACGGCGGTATCCCGCTCATTAAAGCCGGTATCAAAAAATTCGGCGACTATTGCGAAGAGAATGGTATCCGGCTTCCCAACAAGAACTTTACCGTCCGTTACCGTTCGTCGATCCCGCGGCAGGTCGGCATGTCGGGTTCCAGCGCGATCATCGTCGCATTGTTCCGGGCATTGATGCAATTTTACAAGGTCGAAATACCCCTCGAAATACTGCCGCAGCTGGTAATGGTAACCGAAACCGAAGAGCTCGGCATTACCGCCGGCTTGCAGGACCGCGTGATCCAGTGTTACGAAGGTTGTGTGTATATGGATTTTGATAAAACGATGATCCAGACACAGGGCCACGGCCGTTACGAGCGCATTAACCCTGAGCTGCTGCCGAAACTGTATGTGGCCTACAATACCAATCTCAGCAAAGTTTCAGGCAAGGTGCACAACGACGTGCGCACGCGCTACGACCGCGGGGAAAAAGAGGTGATCGACGTACTGGCCCAAATCGCACAGAAAGCCGAAGACGGCCGAACGGCATTGCTGGAAGGCCGCCCGGACGATCTGCACCAGCTCATGAATGAAAATTTCGACCTGCGTTGTAAAATTTATAACGTCCCCGAATCCAACAAGAAGCTGATCAATGCAGCACGCGCCTGCGGTGCCTCCGCCAAATTTGCCGGCTCCGGCGGTACCATTATCGGCATCTACAAGGACGACGACATGCTGAACCAGCTATTCGTGCAGTTGAAAAAATTTAACGCACGGGTGATCAGGCCGTTTGTGGTTTGA